One genomic region from Leptospira montravelensis encodes:
- a CDS encoding SDR family NAD(P)-dependent oxidoreductase codes for MNTGLNNKKVLVTGSTKGIGFQTALSFAKEGAEVFIHGRSDKAVDAAISEIKSILPNAKLGGVSADLAIEEGIQKLTKQIPELDVLVNNAGYFEPKPFFEIKREDWKKMYETNVLSGAELTQNYLQGMLKRNSGRIIFVSSESALNIPVEMVHYGMSKTAQLSIARGSAEVCKGTKVTVNSVLPGPTLSEGVEEFIEALAKEKGKSKEEMATDFIRENRPSSLVGRFAKPEEIANVIVFLASDLSSMINGSSVRADGGVYKSI; via the coding sequence ATGAATACAGGTTTAAACAATAAAAAAGTATTAGTGACTGGTTCTACAAAAGGAATCGGATTTCAAACTGCTCTAAGTTTTGCAAAAGAAGGGGCTGAAGTTTTCATTCATGGTCGGTCGGACAAAGCGGTAGACGCTGCCATTAGCGAAATCAAATCCATTTTACCCAATGCAAAGTTAGGTGGTGTATCAGCAGATTTAGCAATTGAAGAAGGAATTCAAAAACTAACCAAACAAATTCCAGAGCTTGATGTATTAGTCAATAACGCTGGTTATTTTGAACCCAAACCTTTTTTTGAAATTAAGAGAGAAGATTGGAAAAAAATGTATGAAACCAACGTTTTAAGTGGAGCTGAACTCACACAAAACTATCTGCAAGGAATGTTAAAAAGAAATTCAGGTCGGATTATCTTTGTTTCCAGTGAGTCCGCACTGAACATTCCAGTGGAGATGGTTCATTACGGGATGAGTAAAACGGCTCAACTTTCCATTGCACGCGGAAGTGCCGAAGTTTGTAAGGGAACGAAAGTCACAGTCAATTCGGTATTACCGGGACCTACGCTCTCCGAAGGAGTGGAAGAATTCATTGAAGCCCTTGCCAAAGAAAAAGGAAAATCAAAAGAAGAGATGGCAACCGATTTCATTCGGGAAAATAGACCCTCTTCCCTTGTGGGTAGATTTGCCAAACCGGAAGAAATCGCCAATGTCATTGTTTTTTTGGCAAGTGACTTATCCTCCATGATCAACGGTTCCTCTGTGAGAGCGGACGGTGGAGTTTATAAATCAATTTGA
- a CDS encoding LysR family transcriptional regulator: MSPSIRDLDDLKTFVLVVQERSFTQVAFRMGVTKAAVAKRIQGLEKLWNTHLFYRNTRKVIPTREADLIFQKVITVLESVKELENSITNKDELEGILRVTCVSSMSRNFVSDIIEKFQELNPKIIIQLIVTDSLLDLMEESIDVGIRVGTEVPSGLVGSELFKNRISIVASPLYLKSKEKIISPKDLEKHNLLYLDFHKSVRFSGTNLCLSDVTKERNFLSNDAASLVAMGLKGKGVLIRSFWDIEEHIKKGKLVPIHSDCLALENFGSVWVIHPSSRTPSRRMMVFRDFLESECSLRFNL; the protein is encoded by the coding sequence ATGAGTCCTTCCATTCGAGACCTCGATGACCTAAAAACCTTTGTTTTGGTAGTCCAGGAGCGCAGTTTTACCCAAGTTGCCTTCCGTATGGGGGTGACAAAGGCTGCTGTGGCCAAACGGATCCAAGGGTTAGAAAAACTTTGGAACACACATTTGTTTTATCGAAACACAAGAAAGGTGATCCCTACCAGAGAGGCTGACCTAATTTTTCAAAAAGTAATCACAGTGCTTGAGTCTGTTAAAGAACTAGAAAATTCAATTACCAACAAAGATGAGTTAGAGGGAATCCTTCGGGTCACTTGTGTGAGTTCCATGTCTAGGAATTTTGTATCTGATATCATTGAAAAGTTCCAAGAGCTAAATCCAAAAATTATAATTCAACTCATCGTTACTGATAGTTTGCTCGATCTTATGGAAGAATCGATTGATGTTGGAATACGAGTTGGAACGGAAGTTCCATCGGGACTAGTTGGATCGGAGTTATTTAAAAATAGAATCTCCATTGTCGCAAGTCCTTTGTATTTAAAATCGAAGGAAAAAATAATTTCCCCAAAAGATTTAGAAAAACATAATTTATTGTATTTGGATTTTCATAAGTCGGTACGTTTTTCTGGAACCAATTTATGTTTGAGTGATGTGACTAAGGAAAGAAATTTTTTGTCAAATGATGCAGCTAGTCTTGTAGCAATGGGACTAAAAGGAAAAGGAGTGTTAATTCGGTCTTTTTGGGACATTGAAGAACATATTAAAAAAGGGAAGCTGGTTCCCATCCATTCCGACTGCTTAGCATTAGAAAATTTTGGAAGTGTTTGGGTAATCCATCCAAGTAGCAGAACTCCATCCAGAAGGATGATGGTGTTTCGTGATTTTTTAGAATCCGAATGTAGTTTGCGATTCAATTTATGA
- a CDS encoding endonuclease has translation MKNLRYVYLPLFLICLVSFLLYSQSEEKDETNESTHKVTDFQKAKRILKRFYKKVGTDFYCGCKFSEDKEVLGRLKLDFESCGLASRKDNLRQTWIEWEHIVPAHSFGNTLECWTKKDCEANGKLLRGRKCCRATDPKFNLMEADLHNIVPVPGEINADRGIFPYGEIEGEERNYGLCDFEINFKDQTAEPKPTIRGDIARTYFYMEWKYGIPIPENRRNLYESWDKLDPPDTFEIRKNEIIERIQKVKNPFIN, from the coding sequence ATGAAGAATCTTCGTTATGTGTATCTCCCCCTTTTTCTAATTTGTTTGGTTAGTTTTTTACTCTATTCCCAATCGGAAGAAAAAGACGAAACCAATGAGTCTACTCACAAAGTTACAGATTTTCAAAAAGCAAAGCGGATCCTAAAACGTTTTTATAAAAAAGTTGGTACGGATTTTTACTGTGGATGTAAATTTTCCGAAGATAAGGAAGTTTTAGGAAGGCTTAAACTTGATTTTGAATCTTGTGGACTCGCAAGCAGAAAAGACAACCTCCGCCAAACATGGATTGAATGGGAACACATAGTCCCTGCACATAGTTTTGGAAATACACTTGAATGTTGGACAAAAAAAGATTGTGAGGCCAATGGAAAACTTTTACGCGGACGAAAATGTTGCAGGGCCACAGATCCAAAGTTTAATTTGATGGAAGCCGATTTACACAATATAGTTCCAGTTCCAGGTGAGATTAACGCTGACCGTGGAATTTTTCCATACGGGGAAATTGAAGGAGAAGAAAGAAATTACGGATTATGCGATTTCGAAATTAACTTTAAAGATCAAACGGCAGAACCCAAACCAACCATTCGCGGAGACATCGCACGTACCTACTTTTATATGGAGTGGAAGTATGGAATTCCAATTCCAGAAAATAGACGAAACCTCTACGAATCTTGGGATAAACTCGATCCTCCCGATACCTTTGAAATTAGAAAAAATGAAATCATCGAAAGAATCCAGAAAGTAAAAAACCCATTCATAAATTGA
- a CDS encoding hydroxyacylglutathione hydrolase: MIEILPIFTNSPLRNYSYLVYSNRTGEAYCIDPFDAKEILNLSQKLGVKIKGILNTHEHGDHTQGNLELKEETKAIVYGHKDAKHKIPGMDQILNEGDIVFTSEEESLTVWDTPGHTFSHLSFVRKNPKSILGIFSGDTLFNVGVGNCFRGGDPNVLYETITSRFESLPDSCLLYPGHDYWDNNLKFAEHIDPENSYRKEYKSTLKPFQISKMEDEKKLNPFFRRNTTSVKDSLIKLNEKFLDDRSVFLTLRKLRDKW; this comes from the coding sequence ATGATAGAAATCCTTCCCATCTTTACAAACTCCCCACTCAGAAATTATAGTTACCTAGTTTATTCCAATAGAACAGGCGAAGCATATTGTATAGATCCTTTTGATGCAAAAGAAATCCTAAACCTTTCACAAAAATTAGGAGTGAAAATCAAAGGAATCCTCAATACCCACGAACATGGAGATCATACCCAAGGCAATTTAGAACTAAAAGAAGAAACAAAAGCAATAGTTTACGGTCATAAAGATGCGAAACACAAAATCCCTGGGATGGACCAAATATTAAATGAGGGTGATATTGTTTTTACTTCGGAAGAAGAATCTCTAACAGTATGGGATACACCAGGTCATACATTTTCTCACCTAAGTTTTGTTCGAAAAAATCCCAAAAGCATTCTTGGAATTTTTTCGGGTGATACATTGTTTAATGTAGGTGTTGGAAATTGTTTTCGAGGAGGTGATCCCAATGTTTTGTATGAAACCATCACTTCTCGTTTTGAATCCCTACCCGATTCTTGTTTACTCTATCCCGGACATGATTATTGGGATAACAATCTAAAGTTTGCAGAACATATTGATCCAGAAAATTCATATAGGAAAGAATACAAATCCACCCTAAAACCCTTTCAAATTTCTAAAATGGAAGATGAAAAAAAACTAAATCCCTTTTTTAGAAGAAACACAACCTCAGTCAAAGATTCACTGATTAAATTAAATGAAAAATTTCTTGATGATCGGTCTGTTTTTTTAACACTACGAAAACTTAGAGACAAATGGTAA
- the serA gene encoding phosphoglycerate dehydrogenase: MVSYPKGKIKVLLLENIHKDAYELFHRDGFDVTLVKDAMEEAELIERISDVHVLGIRSKTNVTMKALANAKKLMTIGCFCIGTNQVELEEAEKRAVPVFNAPYSNTRSVAELVIAEIIMLARKATDQSRDVHLGKWNKIAKGCFEVRGKTLGIIGYGHIGSQVSVLAESMGMKVVFYDIISKLPLGNASSVHSYEELLKQSDFITFHVPETEDTKNLFRKEHLNLLKPGSYLLNLSRGKVLEIDALVEGLKSGKLAGAGVDVFPEEPKSNDDPFVSPLQGLSNVILTPHVGGSTEEAQKNIGTEVAEKLLKYVNNGSTTFSVNFPNIELGSLKSGYHRILNIHQNQPGFLRDINSIISDLGGNILTQNLSTSANIGYLSMEIDKNLGDELKDKIKAHKHSIRTRILY; encoded by the coding sequence ATGGTATCTTATCCCAAAGGTAAAATAAAAGTCCTACTTCTGGAAAACATCCACAAGGATGCTTACGAACTTTTCCACCGTGATGGTTTTGACGTCACCCTCGTCAAAGATGCAATGGAAGAGGCGGAACTCATTGAGAGAATTTCAGATGTACATGTTTTGGGCATACGTAGCAAAACAAATGTTACAATGAAAGCCCTAGCGAATGCTAAAAAATTAATGACTATTGGATGTTTCTGTATTGGAACTAACCAAGTTGAATTGGAAGAAGCCGAAAAACGTGCAGTTCCAGTTTTCAACGCTCCTTATAGTAATACCAGGTCTGTAGCAGAACTTGTCATCGCTGAGATCATCATGCTTGCGAGAAAGGCAACTGATCAGTCGCGCGATGTACACCTTGGCAAATGGAATAAAATTGCGAAAGGCTGTTTTGAAGTTCGTGGAAAAACGTTAGGCATCATAGGTTACGGACATATTGGATCACAAGTTTCTGTTCTTGCAGAGTCTATGGGAATGAAGGTAGTTTTTTATGATATCATTTCCAAACTACCATTAGGAAATGCTTCTTCTGTCCATAGTTATGAAGAATTACTCAAACAATCTGATTTTATTACTTTCCATGTCCCTGAAACAGAAGATACAAAAAACCTATTCCGCAAAGAACATTTAAATCTTCTAAAACCTGGATCTTATCTTTTAAATCTTTCTCGCGGTAAAGTATTAGAGATCGATGCCCTTGTGGAAGGTTTAAAGTCAGGAAAACTTGCCGGAGCTGGCGTGGATGTATTTCCAGAAGAACCAAAATCGAATGATGATCCTTTTGTGAGTCCATTACAAGGCCTTTCCAATGTGATTCTTACGCCCCATGTTGGTGGTTCTACGGAAGAAGCTCAAAAAAATATTGGAACCGAAGTGGCAGAAAAACTACTGAAGTATGTGAATAATGGATCTACTACTTTTTCTGTAAACTTTCCTAATATTGAATTAGGTAGTTTGAAATCAGGTTACCATAGAATTCTCAATATCCATCAAAACCAACCAGGTTTTTTAAGAGATATCAACTCCATCATATCTGATTTAGGTGGGAATATTTTGACACAAAACCTTAGCACCTCAGCAAACATTGGTTATTTGAGTATGGAAATTGATAAAAACTTAGGTGATGAACTCAAAGACAAAATCAAAGCCCATAAACATTCGATACGAACACGAATTTTGTATTAA
- the lysS gene encoding lysine--tRNA ligase, protein MKDSNELIEQRIQKINDLKTKGINPYPLRFFPNSNSKSLIAGFDPNQMEKKSFKLGGRLHAKRVMGKASFAHLKDAEGLIQLYATRDDLGEENYSLFKSLDLGDWIGIEGWLFQTQKGETTLHLTSVQLLAKCIRPLPVVKEKDGVIYDAFSDVEQRYRMRYVDLVVNENVRETFKMRSRIISEIRKFLTNEGFLEVETPMMQPIAGGAAARPFVTHHNTLDMELFLRIAPELYLKRLIVGGMDRVFELNRNFRNEGISTKHNPEFTMMEAYMAFGDMETMLSLTERMIVSVAESIGKGLKFAYGKDQIDLSPPWKRVKYIDIIKDYSGIDFSKITDLQDAISQAKSKGVDSSDSVSIWKVCDDVFSSLVEPHLIQPIFITDFPKELSPLAKSREDDPKYVERFEPYVAGREIGNAFTELNDPFDQRERFEEQVKQREAGDDEAFMMDDDYIRALEYGLPPTGGLGIGIDRLVMLLTDSHSIRDTILFPLMRPE, encoded by the coding sequence ATTAAAGATTCCAACGAACTGATAGAACAACGCATTCAAAAAATTAACGATTTAAAAACTAAAGGAATCAATCCTTATCCACTTCGTTTTTTTCCCAATTCCAATTCCAAATCGCTTATCGCCGGTTTTGATCCGAACCAAATGGAAAAAAAATCATTTAAACTAGGTGGGAGGTTACACGCTAAACGTGTGATGGGAAAAGCTAGTTTTGCGCACTTAAAAGATGCAGAAGGTCTTATCCAATTGTATGCTACTCGTGATGATTTGGGGGAAGAAAACTACTCTCTTTTTAAATCGCTCGATTTAGGCGATTGGATTGGAATTGAAGGATGGCTTTTCCAAACACAAAAAGGAGAAACCACTCTTCACCTTACAAGCGTTCAACTACTTGCAAAATGTATCCGCCCTCTTCCTGTTGTCAAAGAAAAAGACGGAGTTATTTATGACGCTTTCTCAGACGTAGAACAAAGATATCGTATGCGTTATGTGGATTTGGTCGTGAACGAAAATGTAAGAGAAACATTTAAAATGCGTTCTCGTATAATTTCTGAAATTCGAAAGTTTTTAACGAATGAAGGGTTTTTAGAAGTAGAAACTCCCATGATGCAACCCATTGCCGGTGGTGCTGCCGCTCGCCCATTTGTTACACACCATAATACTCTTGATATGGAACTTTTTTTAAGAATAGCTCCAGAACTATATCTTAAACGACTGATTGTTGGTGGAATGGACCGAGTCTTTGAACTCAATCGGAACTTTCGTAATGAAGGAATTTCTACAAAACACAATCCTGAATTTACTATGATGGAAGCCTATATGGCTTTTGGTGATATGGAAACTATGTTATCCCTTACAGAACGTATGATTGTTTCGGTAGCAGAGTCCATAGGCAAAGGTTTAAAATTTGCTTACGGAAAAGACCAAATCGATTTATCACCTCCTTGGAAACGAGTCAAATACATCGATATCATTAAAGATTATTCAGGAATCGATTTTAGTAAAATCACAGACTTACAAGATGCAATTTCACAAGCGAAATCCAAAGGTGTGGATTCTTCAGATTCTGTTTCCATTTGGAAGGTTTGTGATGATGTGTTTAGTTCCCTTGTGGAACCGCATCTCATCCAACCTATCTTTATTACAGACTTCCCGAAAGAACTCTCCCCACTTGCCAAATCAAGAGAAGATGATCCCAAATATGTGGAACGTTTTGAACCTTACGTGGCAGGTCGAGAAATCGGAAACGCCTTTACTGAGTTAAACGATCCTTTTGACCAAAGAGAACGGTTTGAAGAACAAGTAAAACAAAGAGAAGCTGGAGACGATGAGGCATTTATGATGGATGATGACTATATTCGCGCATTAGAATATGGCCTCCCGCCAACAGGTGGACTTGGAATTGGAATTGACAGGCTTGTTATGTTACTCACTGACTCACACTCCATTCGCGATACCATCCTGTTCCCACTGATGAGACCAGAATAA
- a CDS encoding LIC10707 family hydrolase, with the protein MNSQASECITNSFNKDKTFLTFYGDSLGDFVDLPLYGYFGWNFYLTSQYPNVDWQTQNFAVGGFTTAEVYNHIILCTNPTNRSHYRTADNVAIEIGGNDYIKNVAMLVYMTWKYGDVDRRVTENTRILIRVLRNPSRNKKVLLMGNFPTLAKSPTLGDYPNYFAPFKYFPNGNMFDKALEFEEAKQRQENEEVAASVFQSIITYVAGEFSLLLGYALSLASSIDFYLDQTSINYSNLTGQDDWYWRWHGENVKNPITHAVSLGLMSHQHSLEVMAAEENNYAGTSVYNGVAIQFQPGGVSFLPLYYYFIRHIDAGLGHPYVANKDLYSDPIHVNHIGYYLWSTILARRIVENGWHNLPPQSDYDGEMCRVWNCGKAKKPAYGDTIADPPPPVVIVEPDPIDWIILLCLFTGKCW; encoded by the coding sequence ATTAATTCCCAGGCTTCTGAATGTATAACAAATTCATTCAATAAAGACAAAACCTTTCTAACATTCTATGGTGATTCATTGGGTGATTTTGTAGACTTACCATTATATGGCTATTTTGGTTGGAATTTCTATCTAACCAGCCAATATCCAAATGTAGATTGGCAAACTCAGAATTTTGCAGTTGGTGGTTTTACAACAGCCGAAGTATACAATCACATAATACTGTGTACGAATCCGACAAATCGAAGCCATTACAGAACAGCAGATAACGTGGCAATTGAAATTGGCGGGAATGATTATATCAAGAACGTAGCAATGCTAGTATATATGACTTGGAAATATGGAGATGTAGATCGAAGGGTTACGGAGAATACTCGTATTCTAATAAGAGTATTAAGAAATCCATCTAGAAATAAAAAAGTACTACTAATGGGAAATTTCCCAACTTTAGCAAAAAGTCCAACTCTCGGAGATTATCCTAATTATTTTGCCCCCTTTAAATATTTTCCAAATGGAAATATGTTTGATAAAGCGTTGGAATTTGAAGAAGCAAAGCAAAGACAGGAAAATGAAGAAGTTGCAGCGTCTGTTTTTCAATCGATAATAACGTATGTAGCTGGCGAATTTAGTCTTTTGTTAGGATATGCTTTATCCCTAGCAAGTTCTATTGATTTTTATTTAGATCAAACGTCGATCAACTATTCTAATCTTACAGGTCAAGATGACTGGTATTGGAGGTGGCACGGTGAAAATGTAAAAAATCCAATAACGCACGCAGTTAGTTTGGGGTTAATGTCCCATCAACATTCATTAGAAGTTATGGCAGCAGAAGAAAATAATTACGCAGGTACCTCTGTTTATAACGGCGTTGCTATTCAATTTCAGCCTGGTGGGGTTTCATTTTTGCCACTTTACTATTATTTCATAAGGCATATTGACGCAGGTTTAGGTCACCCATATGTCGCAAATAAAGATTTATACTCTGACCCAATCCACGTAAATCATATCGGCTATTACTTATGGTCTACGATTTTGGCAAGAAGGATAGTTGAAAATGGATGGCATAATTTACCTCCTCAATCTGACTATGACGGAGAAATGTGTAGGGTTTGGAATTGCGGTAAAGCAAAAAAACCTGCTTACGGTGACACCATAGCTGATCCTCCGCCTCCAGTTGTAATTGTTGAACCAGACCCTATAGATTGGATTATTTTACTATGTTTATTCACAGGGAAATGCTGGTAA
- a CDS encoding dihydrofolate reductase family protein, producing MRKIIAAINMTLDGYCDHTSGIADKEIHQHYADLLRSASVVLYGRITYQLMEYWRTILEKPIGEEDMDDFANAINDTPKIVFSRTLQNLDWKSATLATSDLNTEVLQLKQQSGKNVFVCSPSLILALTKLNLIDEFQLCVHPVIAGSGLTLFKDIKEKIILNLIKTKTFSCGAVLHYYEPKKARKVD from the coding sequence ATGAGAAAAATAATTGCCGCCATCAATATGACACTTGATGGCTATTGTGACCATACATCAGGGATTGCTGACAAGGAAATTCATCAACATTATGCTGATCTTTTGAGAAGTGCTAGTGTCGTTTTATACGGAAGGATCACTTACCAACTAATGGAGTATTGGCGGACTATTTTAGAAAAACCTATAGGGGAAGAAGATATGGATGACTTTGCGAATGCCATTAATGACACACCTAAGATAGTTTTTTCCCGCACACTACAAAACCTAGATTGGAAAAGTGCAACATTAGCTACGAGTGATCTAAACACAGAAGTATTGCAACTGAAACAGCAATCAGGTAAAAATGTTTTTGTTTGTAGCCCAAGTTTAATCCTTGCTTTAACTAAACTGAACTTAATTGACGAATTCCAACTTTGTGTTCATCCTGTGATCGCAGGAAGTGGATTGACTCTATTTAAAGACATAAAGGAAAAAATAATTCTAAATCTTATTAAAACTAAAACATTTAGCTGTGGTGCCGTCCTTCATTATTACGAACCTAAAAAGGCAAGAAAAGTGGATTGA
- a CDS encoding alpha/beta hydrolase, protein MKRIQKYFLSALIISIILLIIISYYFSSLVLYPKVKCNPEHHVYCDGPNELGLEFKEVEIITEDKLNLVSYWIPAKQSNITIILVHGHGGQKNEGLRFAKSLHEAGYNLLLLSLRRNHGGFASMGFHEQKDVEAALTYLKTKGYNQIGIFGFSMGSATSIIAMANHPEIQAGIFSSGYGSAIDVLVESAKRDFGIPYYPLIPVVKLALNLRGNMDIDSVRPIDKIASISPRPITIFHCTKDDYVDYHHALDLYAKAGEPKSLWSPECNRHERLWNFAPKEAEFRAVSFFQKYLK, encoded by the coding sequence ATGAAACGAATCCAAAAATACTTTCTATCGGCATTGATCATTAGTATCATTTTACTTATCATCATTTCCTACTATTTTTCCAGTTTGGTTTTGTACCCCAAGGTCAAATGTAATCCGGAACACCATGTCTATTGTGACGGTCCCAATGAATTAGGATTAGAATTTAAAGAAGTCGAAATCATAACGGAAGACAAACTTAACCTTGTTAGTTATTGGATACCCGCCAAACAATCTAATATTACGATTATACTGGTACATGGTCATGGAGGACAAAAAAATGAGGGCCTTCGTTTTGCTAAAAGTTTACACGAAGCAGGTTATAATTTACTTCTTTTAAGTTTACGAAGAAACCATGGTGGGTTTGCCTCAATGGGATTTCATGAACAAAAAGATGTAGAAGCAGCTCTTACCTATCTAAAAACAAAAGGTTACAATCAAATTGGAATTTTTGGGTTTTCAATGGGTTCCGCAACAAGTATCATCGCAATGGCAAACCATCCAGAAATTCAAGCTGGCATCTTTAGCAGTGGTTACGGTAGCGCCATTGATGTATTAGTAGAATCTGCCAAAAGAGATTTTGGAATTCCATACTACCCACTCATTCCAGTCGTAAAACTAGCATTAAACCTACGCGGAAACATGGATATTGATTCAGTTAGGCCCATTGATAAAATTGCATCTATTAGTCCGAGACCCATAACCATCTTTCACTGTACAAAAGACGATTATGTGGATTACCATCATGCCTTAGATTTATACGCAAAAGCAGGTGAACCCAAATCACTTTGGTCACCTGAATGTAATCGCCACGAACGTCTTTGGAATTTTGCCCCCAAGGAAGCCGAATTCAGAGCGGTTAGTTTTTTTCAGAAGTATTTGAAATAA
- a CDS encoding DUF1499 domain-containing protein — protein sequence MEAAISVFFICCMSVLSPLSGVTDGELRGCPPSPNCVSSQSMQYNFVHKVDPISYTTSRKIAFERISKYFHDSENIWISEEKEGEYIRVIFFTKVFRFPDRVEIYFPEDKQEAQIRSQSILGLWDIFANRRRVNQFRELLAQE from the coding sequence ATGGAAGCCGCAATATCAGTTTTCTTTATTTGTTGTATGAGTGTTCTAAGCCCACTTTCTGGAGTTACGGATGGGGAACTAAGAGGATGCCCTCCATCACCTAACTGCGTTTCTAGTCAAAGTATGCAATACAACTTTGTCCACAAGGTGGATCCCATTTCTTATACTACGTCTCGAAAAATTGCATTTGAAAGAATATCCAAATATTTCCACGATTCTGAGAATATTTGGATCAGTGAAGAAAAAGAAGGGGAATACATACGTGTGATTTTTTTCACAAAAGTTTTTAGGTTTCCAGATCGGGTGGAAATTTATTTTCCAGAAGATAAACAAGAAGCTCAAATCAGGTCTCAATCGATACTTGGGTTATGGGATATCTTTGCCAATCGGAGACGAGTGAATCAGTTTCGAGAATTACTTGCACAAGAATAA
- a CDS encoding FAD-dependent oxidoreductase — MNQNDCYQVPVIIGAGISSASIVMLNPNVVVFDKGRFPGGRLSSKYGINPSPFDFGATMFSDLMDVRWLGQEMKYSISEIWKSNSVHIPTRPIYDDTHFYPENGMGNIVSSMLGENKTIQSHKLIKIEMVDETTWKLEFLVSVNKQIKTITAKNIILTIPIPQILEILHFSEKNQKLKHWSDFLGNYNDYRKTLVSYFYWDNWKPNWKELLLNPEASIPVTTLLNRGEDWEYLSWESLKYNNKFVSGSALLVQFGSLFSENHFEDWMDENKNPKPKYKELLIQELKKRFGAPEPNIIWQHRWKYAQAQIPLLGKEGALNLDIEEFEVWKKLGKETGITILGDWLFGARIERIVGGISFLTHNNLLH; from the coding sequence ATGAATCAAAACGATTGTTACCAAGTACCTGTGATCATAGGTGCAGGAATTTCCTCTGCTTCCATTGTTATGCTAAATCCCAATGTAGTAGTCTTTGATAAGGGAAGATTTCCAGGAGGTAGGTTATCTAGTAAATATGGGATTAATCCCTCCCCCTTTGATTTTGGGGCAACCATGTTTTCTGACCTTATGGATGTTCGTTGGCTTGGACAAGAAATGAAATATTCCATTTCAGAAATCTGGAAATCTAATTCAGTTCATATACCTACCAGACCAATTTATGATGACACACATTTTTATCCAGAAAATGGTATGGGTAACATAGTTTCCTCTATGTTAGGTGAAAATAAAACAATCCAAAGCCATAAATTAATAAAAATTGAAATGGTTGATGAAACAACCTGGAAATTAGAATTTCTAGTTTCGGTAAACAAACAAATAAAAACTATAACAGCAAAAAACATTATACTGACGATTCCTATTCCACAAATTTTAGAAATCCTTCATTTTTCAGAAAAAAATCAAAAATTAAAACACTGGAGCGATTTTTTAGGAAATTACAACGATTACCGAAAAACATTAGTTAGTTATTTCTATTGGGACAATTGGAAACCAAATTGGAAAGAACTTTTATTAAATCCAGAGGCCTCTATTCCCGTAACAACGTTACTGAACCGAGGTGAGGATTGGGAATATCTAAGTTGGGAAAGTTTAAAATACAATAATAAGTTTGTTAGTGGTTCAGCACTTCTTGTACAATTTGGGTCCCTATTTTCGGAAAATCATTTTGAAGATTGGATGGATGAGAACAAAAATCCAAAACCAAAATACAAAGAATTACTCATTCAAGAATTAAAAAAAAGATTTGGAGCACCAGAACCAAACATTATTTGGCAGCACCGGTGGAAATATGCACAAGCACAAATCCCCCTATTGGGTAAGGAGGGTGCATTGAATTTAGATATTGAAGAATTTGAAGTATGGAAAAAACTCGGCAAAGAAACAGGCATTACCATTCTAGGTGATTGGCTTTTTGGAGCTAGAATAGAAAGAATTGTGGGCGGTATTTCATTTTTAACCCACAACAACCTACTACATTAG